A part of Corynebacterium afermentans subsp. lipophilum genomic DNA contains:
- a CDS encoding monovalent cation/H+ antiporter subunit D family protein encodes MAVDAILPVFVALPLIVSAVTALSPWKWLNDALAILIPAINLGLGVWLYGYTRDHGTISHVIGLYQGGVGISFAADTFSAVMIVTTMIVALMSNWFAIVVGETQSRFYVPLSLVLVTGVSGALLTADLFNFFVMIEVCLLPSYGLIAMTGTRHRLLSARMFVLVNLAASTMLVLGVGYLYAVTGAVNLASLQGVAAGGGPATVATGIVVIAIAAKAGVFPVYTWLPRTYPSTSAAVMGLFSGLHTKVAVYMLFRIWVIMFDMDPRWNTLLIVVMVISMIIGGFAGLTEATMRRVLAYQMVNGMPFILIMLAFTNDDARYALAAGLLYTLHHMITIAALVLNSGAIEETYGTGTMAKLSGIARRDPWTSAVFVAGAFSIVGFPPFSGIFGKVTVVLAAASAGDWRSWVAITAIIIASFGALLSMMRLWQRVFWGRPMQNYPEALNVRASFMLPSAVLMVMSLCMFIFAGQMWDITTNAVDDLLDVDAYTTAVLGDDPIGVPAPGDTFGAQTNGGEN; translated from the coding sequence ATGGCCGTAGACGCAATCCTGCCCGTATTTGTCGCGCTGCCGCTGATCGTCTCCGCGGTCACGGCGCTCAGCCCCTGGAAGTGGCTCAACGACGCTCTGGCGATCCTCATCCCCGCCATCAACCTAGGCCTCGGCGTGTGGCTCTACGGCTACACCCGCGACCACGGCACGATCAGCCACGTCATCGGCCTGTACCAGGGCGGCGTGGGCATCTCCTTCGCCGCCGACACATTCTCCGCCGTGATGATCGTGACCACCATGATCGTGGCGCTGATGTCCAACTGGTTCGCCATCGTCGTCGGCGAAACCCAGTCCCGGTTCTACGTGCCGCTCTCGCTCGTGCTGGTCACCGGCGTCTCCGGCGCGCTACTCACAGCCGACCTGTTCAACTTCTTCGTCATGATCGAGGTGTGCCTGCTGCCGTCCTACGGCCTGATCGCCATGACGGGCACCCGCCACCGCCTGTTGTCCGCGCGCATGTTCGTGCTGGTCAACCTGGCGGCGTCGACAATGCTGGTGCTCGGCGTGGGCTACCTCTACGCCGTCACCGGCGCCGTGAACCTGGCGTCGCTGCAGGGCGTGGCCGCGGGCGGCGGCCCGGCGACGGTGGCCACCGGCATCGTCGTCATCGCCATCGCCGCGAAAGCCGGCGTGTTCCCCGTCTACACCTGGCTGCCGCGCACCTACCCGTCCACCTCCGCGGCCGTGATGGGCCTGTTCTCCGGCCTGCACACCAAGGTGGCCGTGTACATGCTCTTCCGCATCTGGGTGATCATGTTCGACATGGACCCGCGCTGGAACACGCTGCTCATCGTGGTCATGGTCATCTCCATGATTATCGGCGGCTTCGCCGGCCTGACCGAGGCCACCATGCGCCGCGTGCTGGCCTACCAGATGGTCAACGGCATGCCGTTCATCCTGATCATGCTGGCCTTTACTAACGACGACGCACGCTACGCCCTCGCCGCCGGCCTGCTCTACACCCTGCACCACATGATCACCATCGCCGCACTCGTGCTGAACTCCGGCGCGATCGAGGAAACCTACGGCACCGGCACCATGGCGAAACTCTCCGGCATCGCCCGGCGCGACCCGTGGACGTCCGCCGTGTTCGTCGCCGGCGCGTTTTCCATCGTGGGCTTCCCGCCGTTTTCCGGCATCTTCGGCAAGGTCACCGTTGTGCTGGCAGCCGCCTCCGCCGGGGACTGGCGCTCCTGGGTGGCCATCACCGCCATCATCATCGCCTCCTTCGGCGCGCTGCTGTCCATGATGCGCCTGTGGCAGCGCGTGTTCTGGGGCCGGCCGATGCAGAACTACCCCGAGGCGCTCAACGTCCGCGCGAGCTTCATGCTGCCGTCCGCAGTACTGATGGTCATGTCGCTGTGCATGTTCATCTTCGCCGGCCAAATGTGGGACATCACCACTAACGCCGTCGACGACCTGCTCGACGTTGACGCCTACACCACCGCCGTGCTCGGCGACGACCCCATCGGCGTCCCCGCACCCGGCGACACCTTCGGCGCCCAAACCAATGGAGGCGAGAACTAA
- a CDS encoding sodium:proton antiporter, with protein MVMALTIAVLVAGSVYLVLQRGLVRVIFGISLFGHATNLTLLAAGVGAWRGEAFPSRVAFEDMGDPLPQAFVLTAIVIAMATTTILLMLSALGRNDDTAEQPTGTDAGYSKMRLSPSALSTAGRNARLNQKKLEEIRAREISHVDNESLRVTD; from the coding sequence ATGGTCATGGCACTTACCATCGCAGTCCTGGTCGCAGGATCCGTGTACCTGGTTCTGCAGCGCGGCCTCGTGCGGGTGATCTTCGGCATTTCCCTGTTCGGCCACGCCACCAACCTCACCCTGCTCGCAGCAGGCGTCGGCGCGTGGCGCGGGGAAGCCTTCCCTTCGCGTGTGGCCTTCGAGGACATGGGCGACCCCCTGCCCCAGGCGTTCGTGCTCACCGCCATCGTGATCGCGATGGCCACCACCACGATCCTGCTCATGCTCTCCGCGCTGGGGCGTAACGACGACACCGCGGAGCAGCCCACCGGCACCGACGCCGGCTACTCCAAGATGCGGCTGAGCCCGTCGGCCCTGTCCACCGCCGGCCGCAACGCCCGGCTGAACCAGAAGAAGCTGGAGGAGATCCGCGCACGCGAGATCAGCCACGTTGACAACGAAAGCCTGAGGGTGACCGACTAA
- a CDS encoding DUF4040 family protein: MTLPLVIGLVAATVVLSPILVRVMDKKAGYPLAAILFAAAAVLGSKFTEVSRGTDLQWSKEWARDVMGTGTSVDFALRADGLGIFFALLALVIGGVVFLYSAAYLPERDGNTSFYTIMTAFTLSVLLLVLADDAVLLFIAWELVSIASFLLIARSGSSGEAGSYRTLILTFFGGLTLLAGLAVASAQTGTTRLQDILAADIWGDNRVTVVVALLIAFSAFTKAAQFPFHFWLPEAMAAATPVSAFLHAAAVVKAGVYLLVRFSTIFSDVAAWNYLLVTAGLFTALMSALFAITKTDLKHLTAYSTVSHLGWIVAAIGIGTPVALAAALTHTLAHALFKSSLFMLIGVVDHEAGSRDMRRLGPIYNKMPFTFASTVVAAASMAAIPPLFGFVSKESILDAFHESSYGALLLTVAGIAAFLTFVYSAKIVFGAFIDGPKDLPDVHEAPTALWLPAALPGLTSAVLPFVLFWVDNPVSAGVRAVTGDDSFATHLALWHGVTPPFLVSVAVLVAGVVFVVFFRKRVFAALENKDLLPADGTEVLAWLTRSLSNLGKQLGSLADGFNPSRHLFPLLASVTAMGLCVIGLTDGIDGVTPAPRAEGLDVWWDLIPFAIIAMSVLGMVFTRSRLASAVLLGTVGVGMTLQMFLLGAPDVAMTQFLVESLTVVVILVVLRYQPRMFPETKPRRKAFAGAFALLAGVVTFFGVYGLTGRRGRSELAEWYLTEGGDVTGADNIVAVIIVEFRGFDTLGELSVLGMAAVVIAAVVSSMPRHLFEAGTRPRPFGQSQLNSIPLRKAAALVAPVLVVLSVLIFFRGHTAPGGGFVAALVMATAFAINYLSRGADADVVQNFTPIRLTGWGIIIAIASGFLGFIEGGFMYAIHGEIAGEHMTTSLIFDFGIYLAVLGMVTAAINALGGYLRPGMDLSDLDYSRDEEGNPLPSIPAPLAPENPVDAHPEPINPAHDPRPVTTKEH, translated from the coding sequence ATGACACTTCCCCTTGTCATCGGGCTCGTCGCAGCGACGGTGGTGCTCTCACCGATCCTCGTGCGAGTCATGGACAAGAAGGCCGGGTACCCGCTCGCGGCGATACTCTTCGCCGCCGCGGCCGTGCTGGGCTCCAAGTTCACAGAAGTCTCCCGCGGCACGGACCTTCAATGGTCCAAGGAGTGGGCGCGCGACGTGATGGGCACGGGCACCTCCGTGGACTTCGCGCTGCGCGCGGACGGGCTGGGCATCTTCTTCGCGCTGCTGGCGCTGGTCATCGGCGGCGTGGTCTTTTTGTACTCCGCCGCGTACCTGCCCGAACGCGACGGCAACACCAGCTTCTACACCATCATGACGGCGTTTACTCTGTCGGTGCTGCTGCTCGTGCTTGCGGACGACGCCGTGCTGCTGTTCATCGCCTGGGAGCTCGTCTCCATCGCGTCGTTCCTGCTCATCGCACGCTCCGGCTCCTCCGGTGAGGCCGGGTCTTACCGCACCCTGATCCTCACCTTCTTCGGCGGCCTGACGCTGCTGGCTGGCCTGGCTGTGGCCTCCGCGCAGACCGGCACGACGCGCCTGCAGGACATCCTCGCTGCCGACATCTGGGGCGACAACCGCGTCACCGTCGTAGTCGCGCTGCTCATCGCGTTTTCCGCGTTTACCAAGGCAGCGCAGTTCCCCTTCCACTTCTGGCTGCCCGAGGCCATGGCCGCTGCCACCCCGGTCTCCGCGTTCCTGCACGCCGCGGCCGTGGTCAAAGCCGGCGTCTACCTGCTGGTGCGTTTTTCCACCATCTTCTCGGACGTCGCCGCGTGGAACTACCTGCTTGTCACCGCCGGCCTGTTCACCGCGCTGATGTCCGCGCTGTTCGCCATCACTAAGACGGACCTGAAGCACCTCACGGCGTACTCCACCGTGTCCCACCTGGGCTGGATCGTGGCCGCCATCGGCATCGGCACCCCGGTCGCCCTGGCCGCGGCGTTGACGCACACGCTGGCGCACGCGCTGTTCAAGTCCTCCCTGTTCATGCTCATCGGCGTGGTGGACCACGAGGCCGGCTCGCGCGACATGCGCCGCCTAGGCCCGATCTACAACAAGATGCCATTCACGTTCGCCTCCACCGTCGTCGCCGCCGCATCCATGGCCGCGATCCCGCCGCTGTTCGGCTTCGTGTCCAAGGAATCCATCCTGGACGCCTTCCACGAATCCTCCTACGGGGCGCTCCTGCTCACGGTGGCCGGCATCGCCGCGTTCCTCACCTTCGTCTACTCCGCGAAGATCGTCTTCGGCGCATTTATCGACGGACCAAAGGACCTCCCCGACGTCCACGAAGCCCCCACCGCCCTCTGGCTGCCCGCCGCACTGCCGGGTCTGACCTCCGCGGTCCTGCCGTTTGTGCTGTTCTGGGTGGACAACCCCGTCTCCGCAGGCGTGCGCGCCGTGACGGGCGACGACAGCTTCGCCACCCACCTCGCACTCTGGCACGGCGTGACCCCGCCATTTTTGGTGTCTGTGGCAGTGCTGGTCGCCGGCGTGGTGTTCGTGGTGTTCTTCCGCAAGCGCGTCTTCGCCGCACTGGAGAACAAGGACCTTCTGCCCGCAGACGGAACCGAGGTGCTGGCCTGGCTCACCCGCAGCCTGTCCAACCTGGGCAAGCAGCTCGGCTCGCTGGCCGACGGCTTCAACCCGTCGCGCCACCTCTTCCCGCTGCTGGCGTCCGTCACCGCGATGGGCCTGTGCGTGATCGGCCTGACCGACGGCATCGACGGCGTCACCCCGGCCCCGCGCGCCGAAGGCCTGGACGTGTGGTGGGACCTCATCCCGTTCGCCATCATCGCGATGTCCGTGCTGGGCATGGTGTTCACCCGCTCCCGCCTCGCCTCCGCCGTGCTGCTCGGCACCGTCGGTGTGGGCATGACTCTGCAGATGTTCCTGCTGGGCGCTCCGGACGTGGCCATGACGCAGTTCCTGGTCGAGTCGCTGACCGTGGTGGTCATCCTGGTGGTGCTTCGCTACCAGCCGCGTATGTTCCCGGAGACGAAGCCGCGCCGCAAGGCGTTTGCCGGCGCATTCGCCCTACTCGCAGGCGTGGTCACCTTCTTCGGCGTCTACGGCCTGACCGGCCGTCGCGGCCGCTCCGAACTGGCCGAGTGGTACCTCACCGAAGGCGGCGACGTCACCGGCGCCGACAACATCGTCGCCGTGATCATCGTCGAGTTCCGTGGCTTCGATACGTTGGGCGAGCTGTCGGTGCTGGGCATGGCTGCCGTGGTCATCGCCGCGGTGGTCAGCTCCATGCCGCGCCACCTGTTCGAGGCCGGCACCCGCCCGCGCCCGTTCGGCCAGTCCCAGCTCAACTCCATCCCGCTGCGCAAGGCCGCAGCCCTGGTGGCGCCGGTGCTGGTGGTGCTGTCCGTGCTGATCTTCTTCCGCGGCCACACCGCCCCCGGCGGCGGCTTCGTCGCCGCGCTTGTGATGGCCACGGCGTTCGCCATCAACTACCTGTCGCGCGGCGCGGACGCGGACGTGGTGCAAAACTTCACCCCGATCCGCCTGACCGGCTGGGGCATCATCATCGCCATCGCCTCCGGCTTCCTCGGCTTCATCGAGGGCGGGTTCATGTACGCCATCCACGGCGAGATCGCCGGCGAGCACATGACCACCTCGCTGATCTTCGATTTCGGCATCTACCTCGCCGTGCTCGGCATGGTCACCGCCGCGATCAACGCGCTCGGCGGCTACCTGCGCCCCGGCATGGACCTGTCGGACCTGGACTACTCGCGCGACGAGGAGGGCAACCCGCTGCCGAGCATCCCGGCCCCGCTCGCACCCGAAAACCCCGTGGACGCGCACCCGGAGCCGATCAACCCGGCGCACGACCCGCGACCGGTTACCACGAAGGAGCACTAA
- a CDS encoding alkaline phosphatase: MRFSSKAVAAVVSVSALALANLPVSLAQSAEQAFNGKDTCITIDSEGNVVAPQPGDCTQFGKGGQGNSDAQARNVIFILGDGMGHQEITAARNYLKGANGRFEGLDELTASGAYTTFAIGEDGKRQYVTDSAASATGWSTGGKTYNGALSVDITGKPHENLLEMAKNAGMRTGNVSTAEIQDATPGAMHSHISKRGYYAPSGDAKPVKGAEARENGGLGSISEQIIDTRADVTLGGGRKYFDAEVLAGGENRNPFLTEKNDGGTDWEAGKSVRENAIAKGYQVVDDKQGLQGITVANQDQPVLGLFHDKNMTRKFEQTVPVKSDGTTEPEVCKEADRGDEPSAAEMTKKAIELLDDPSADKGFFLQVESASIDKADHAADACGMIGETDQIDEVIKEALDFAKKDKDTLIVVTADHAHTAEIIPDGRPSVSAVTRLQSPKDGGAVMSVGFGTQPWLDEEGNPVFDKKANGDPFDTPNFSMMHTGTQVRIAGFGPGSENVNGQLDQTDAFYVMANALGLNGGTDGGQKPWKINKDNKVVSLANRSKAKSGDELCYLVAAGEAPKVGDCAQFGKDGQGIDNAKAKNVVVLIGDGTGDSEITAARNYLKGSAGRFEGLDNLDYTGYLTTFSLDKETGLPNYVADSAATGTAWNSGVKSYNGAIGVDNAGKPVATMGELAKARGMKIGNVSTAEIQDATPAAFAAHAFDRSYYAPSGDKKVAKGDQLRENGGLGSISEQIVDLRADVTLGGGSKYFDTEVVQGGKWNASGNTWTAGKSVLDNAKDNGYQVVTNASELDAIAEANSDKPVLGLFSEGNMPRVLNQSIPTTDGGDLQPATCVANPEFTEETPRLGAMTSKALELLQNDNGFLLQVESASPDKADHQADACGLIGEVGQLDEAVQAVQKWVEETGEETLIVATADHAHTAQITYDNANTAGRVTQLTTADGSTMAVNFATSKTNEDEDALGGQQHTGAQLRVAASGPGAANVTGQIDQTDLFFLVNNALGIESINHGLTFDTTMTPVEAQPEGNSEGSAQGSSTTSPLLIAVLSISGIIGLLSLIALLFPFPIDEVLGPIAKR, encoded by the coding sequence ATGCGTTTCTCCTCCAAGGCAGTGGCAGCTGTCGTCAGCGTCTCCGCGCTGGCACTGGCGAACCTGCCGGTTTCTCTCGCTCAGTCCGCAGAGCAGGCGTTCAACGGCAAGGACACCTGCATCACCATTGATTCCGAAGGCAACGTCGTCGCGCCGCAGCCGGGCGACTGCACCCAGTTTGGCAAGGGCGGCCAGGGCAACTCCGACGCCCAGGCCCGCAACGTCATTTTCATCCTGGGCGACGGCATGGGCCACCAGGAGATCACCGCGGCGCGCAACTACCTCAAGGGCGCGAACGGCCGCTTCGAGGGCCTCGACGAGCTCACCGCGTCCGGCGCGTACACCACTTTCGCAATCGGTGAGGACGGCAAGCGTCAGTACGTCACCGACTCCGCCGCGTCCGCAACGGGCTGGTCCACCGGTGGAAAGACCTACAACGGCGCGCTGTCCGTGGACATCACAGGCAAGCCGCACGAGAACCTCCTGGAGATGGCCAAGAACGCCGGCATGCGCACCGGCAACGTCTCCACCGCGGAGATCCAGGACGCCACCCCGGGCGCGATGCACTCCCACATCTCCAAGCGCGGCTACTACGCGCCGTCCGGCGACGCGAAGCCGGTCAAGGGTGCTGAAGCTCGCGAAAACGGCGGCCTCGGCTCCATCTCCGAGCAGATCATCGATACCCGCGCCGACGTCACCCTGGGCGGCGGCCGCAAGTACTTCGACGCCGAGGTGCTTGCCGGCGGCGAGAACCGCAACCCGTTCCTGACCGAGAAGAACGACGGCGGCACCGACTGGGAGGCCGGCAAGTCCGTCCGCGAGAACGCGATTGCCAAGGGCTACCAGGTTGTCGACGACAAGCAGGGCCTCCAGGGCATCACCGTCGCGAACCAGGACCAGCCGGTGCTCGGCCTGTTCCACGACAAAAACATGACCCGCAAGTTCGAGCAGACCGTGCCGGTGAAGTCCGATGGCACCACCGAGCCCGAGGTTTGCAAGGAAGCTGATCGCGGCGACGAGCCGTCCGCAGCTGAAATGACCAAGAAGGCCATCGAACTTCTCGACGATCCTTCGGCGGACAAGGGCTTCTTCCTGCAGGTCGAATCCGCATCCATCGACAAGGCAGACCACGCGGCCGACGCCTGCGGAATGATCGGCGAGACCGACCAGATCGACGAGGTGATCAAGGAAGCCCTGGACTTTGCCAAGAAGGACAAGGACACCCTGATCGTGGTCACCGCCGACCACGCGCACACCGCCGAGATCATTCCGGACGGCCGCCCGTCCGTCTCTGCTGTGACCCGCCTGCAGTCCCCGAAGGACGGCGGTGCGGTCATGTCCGTCGGTTTCGGCACCCAGCCGTGGCTGGATGAGGAGGGCAACCCGGTCTTTGACAAGAAGGCAAACGGCGACCCGTTCGACACCCCGAACTTCTCCATGATGCACACCGGCACCCAGGTGCGCATCGCAGGCTTCGGCCCGGGTTCCGAGAACGTCAACGGCCAGCTCGATCAGACCGACGCCTTCTACGTCATGGCGAACGCGCTCGGACTCAACGGCGGCACCGACGGTGGCCAGAAGCCGTGGAAGATCAATAAGGACAACAAGGTCGTATCCCTGGCCAACCGGTCGAAGGCCAAGTCGGGCGACGAGCTGTGCTACCTCGTCGCCGCCGGCGAAGCTCCGAAGGTGGGCGACTGCGCCCAGTTTGGCAAGGACGGCCAGGGCATCGACAACGCCAAGGCGAAGAACGTCGTGGTCCTGATCGGCGACGGCACCGGCGACTCCGAGATCACCGCAGCCCGCAACTACCTGAAGGGCTCCGCTGGCCGCTTCGAGGGCCTGGACAACCTGGACTACACCGGGTACCTGACCACCTTCTCCCTGGATAAGGAGACTGGCCTGCCAAACTACGTGGCAGACTCCGCCGCCACCGGTACCGCGTGGAACTCCGGCGTGAAGTCGTACAACGGCGCCATCGGTGTGGACAACGCCGGTAAGCCGGTCGCCACCATGGGTGAGCTGGCCAAGGCCCGCGGGATGAAGATCGGCAACGTCTCCACCGCCGAGATCCAGGACGCCACCCCGGCTGCCTTCGCCGCGCACGCGTTCGACCGTTCCTACTACGCACCGTCCGGCGACAAGAAGGTGGCTAAGGGCGACCAGCTGCGTGAAAACGGCGGCTTGGGCTCCATCTCGGAGCAGATCGTGGACCTGCGCGCCGACGTCACCCTCGGCGGCGGCAGCAAGTACTTCGACACCGAGGTCGTTCAGGGCGGCAAGTGGAACGCCAGCGGCAACACCTGGACCGCCGGCAAGTCGGTGTTGGACAACGCGAAGGACAACGGCTACCAGGTGGTGACCAACGCGTCCGAGCTTGACGCCATCGCCGAGGCCAACTCCGACAAGCCGGTGCTGGGCCTGTTCTCCGAGGGCAACATGCCGCGCGTGCTCAACCAGTCCATCCCGACGACTGACGGCGGCGACCTGCAGCCGGCGACCTGTGTGGCGAACCCGGAGTTCACCGAGGAGACCCCGCGCCTGGGCGCGATGACCTCCAAGGCGCTCGAGCTGCTGCAGAACGACAACGGATTCCTGCTCCAGGTCGAGTCCGCGTCCCCGGACAAGGCCGACCACCAGGCGGATGCTTGCGGCCTGATCGGTGAGGTCGGTCAGCTCGACGAGGCCGTCCAGGCTGTGCAGAAGTGGGTCGAAGAGACTGGCGAGGAGACCCTCATCGTCGCCACCGCCGACCACGCCCACACCGCGCAGATCACCTACGACAACGCCAACACCGCTGGCCGCGTGACCCAGCTGACCACGGCGGATGGCTCCACCATGGCGGTCAACTTCGCCACCTCCAAGACGAACGAGGACGAGGATGCCCTCGGCGGCCAGCAGCACACCGGTGCGCAGCTGCGCGTCGCAGCATCCGGCCCGGGTGCGGCGAACGTGACTGGCCAGATCGACCAGACTGACCTGTTCTTCCTGGTCAATAACGCTCTCGGCATCGAGAGCATCAACCACGGTCTCACCTTCGACACCACGATGACGCCGGTTGAGGCCCAGCCGGAGGGCAATTCGGAGGGCTCTGCGCAGGGATCCTCGACCACCAGCCCGTTGCTGATCGCCGTGCTGTCCATCTCGGGCATCATCGGCCTGCTGTCGCTCATCGCGCTGCTCTTCCCGTTCCCGATCGATGAGGTGCTCGGCCCGATCGCGAAGCGCTAG
- a CDS encoding metallophosphoesterase, translating into MKKLTGIGALCLSTGAAALTWGYTQRNNFQLREYTLPLLEPGVLDGRGEFRVLHVSDLHMIPGQRKKVEFVSNLDALEPDLVINTGDNLSDVGGVPWVLDALGPLLNRPGAFVFGTNDYWAPRPVNPLKYLTGAKREPSYEDLPWEGMRAAFVERGWQDATHARLEFKASGVRLALAGVDDPHHELDRYSEVAGAPNRDADLSIGLLHAPYRRVLDSFEADGYQLALAGHTHGGQICLPGQRAIVTNADIDRERASGLHKYGEMWMEVSNGLGQSKYAPVRLFCPPSASLIRVVERGE; encoded by the coding sequence GTGAAGAAGTTGACGGGAATCGGAGCACTTTGCCTATCGACGGGCGCCGCCGCGCTGACGTGGGGGTACACCCAACGCAACAATTTCCAGCTGCGCGAGTACACCTTGCCCCTGCTTGAGCCGGGCGTGTTGGACGGGCGCGGGGAGTTTCGGGTGCTGCACGTGTCCGACTTGCACATGATCCCGGGGCAGCGAAAGAAGGTGGAGTTCGTCTCCAATCTGGACGCGCTCGAGCCGGACCTGGTGATCAACACCGGCGACAACCTGTCGGATGTCGGCGGTGTGCCGTGGGTGCTCGACGCCCTGGGCCCGCTGCTGAACCGCCCGGGCGCGTTCGTGTTCGGCACCAACGACTACTGGGCGCCGCGGCCGGTCAACCCGTTGAAGTACCTGACCGGGGCGAAGCGCGAGCCGTCGTACGAGGACCTGCCATGGGAGGGCATGCGCGCCGCGTTTGTGGAGCGCGGTTGGCAAGACGCCACCCACGCCCGGCTGGAGTTCAAGGCGTCCGGGGTGCGCCTGGCGCTGGCGGGCGTGGACGACCCGCACCACGAGCTGGACCGTTACTCCGAGGTGGCAGGCGCGCCGAACAGGGACGCGGATCTGTCTATTGGCCTGCTCCACGCGCCGTATAGGAGGGTGCTGGATTCGTTTGAGGCCGACGGCTACCAGCTTGCCCTGGCCGGCCACACCCATGGCGGGCAGATCTGCCTCCCTGGTCAGCGCGCGATTGTGACCAACGCGGACATCGACCGCGAACGCGCGTCCGGCCTGCACAAGTACGGCGAGATGTGGATGGAGGTCTCCAACGGCCTGGGCCAGTCCAAGTACGCGCCGGTGCGGCTGTTCTGCCCGCCGTCCGCGAGCCTGATCCGCGTGGTGGAGCGCGGAGAATAG
- a CDS encoding GatB/YqeY domain-containing protein, protein MSALKDQIRADLKEAMKAKEKERTGTIRMLLAAIQTAETEGSKHEVDDAEVQKIIAREIKKRRESADIYKTNGRDDLAEAELAEAGILEAYQPKQLDDQELAKLIDEAIAETGAESMAQMGQVMKAATAKAEGRADGKRLSEAVKARLS, encoded by the coding sequence ATGAGTGCACTGAAAGACCAGATCCGCGCAGACCTCAAGGAAGCCATGAAGGCGAAGGAAAAGGAGCGCACCGGCACCATCCGCATGCTGCTGGCCGCGATCCAGACCGCCGAGACCGAGGGCTCCAAGCACGAGGTGGACGACGCGGAGGTTCAGAAGATCATCGCCCGCGAGATCAAGAAGCGCCGCGAGTCCGCGGACATTTATAAAACCAACGGCCGCGACGATCTTGCTGAGGCCGAGCTCGCGGAGGCAGGCATCCTCGAGGCGTACCAGCCGAAGCAGTTGGATGACCAGGAGCTTGCCAAGCTTATCGACGAAGCTATCGCCGAAACCGGCGCCGAATCCATGGCCCAAATGGGGCAGGTCATGAAGGCCGCCACGGCGAAGGCTGAGGGCCGCGCCGACGGCAAGCGCCTGTCCGAGGCCGTCAAGGCCCGCCTGAGCTAG